The Formosa sp. Hel1_33_131 genome window below encodes:
- a CDS encoding NAD-dependent epimerase: MSSQTILVTGAAGFIGFHLCERLLKQGHRVVGLDNINDYYNVELKYGRLKELGIHRSDAEHFDTVVSSAVYGDQFQFIRLNLEDRKALPKLFKTYQFESVCNLAAQAGVRYSIENPEAYIDSNVSGFLNILECCRHHKVPRLVYASSSSVYGNSEAVPFEETAVVDQPISLYAATKKSNELMAHTYSHLYNIETIGLRFFTVYGPWGRPDMALFLFTEAILNNQPIKVFNEGNLSRDFTYIDDIIEGVENTLLKSFKEKELYKLYNIGNSQPVQLLDFIEAIEKSTGKTTERIMMPMQAGDVNQTWANVEHLKTDYDYQPSTPLETGVEAFVEWYKTYYNK, from the coding sequence ATGAGTTCACAAACAATCTTAGTTACTGGTGCGGCGGGTTTTATTGGATTTCACCTCTGTGAACGCCTTCTGAAGCAAGGACACCGTGTGGTTGGATTGGATAATATAAATGATTATTACAACGTCGAACTGAAATATGGTCGACTCAAAGAATTGGGAATCCATCGGTCAGATGCTGAGCATTTTGACACCGTTGTTTCAAGCGCTGTTTATGGAGATCAATTTCAATTCATTCGTTTAAACCTTGAAGACCGAAAGGCTTTACCCAAGCTATTTAAAACCTATCAATTTGAGAGTGTTTGTAACTTGGCAGCTCAAGCAGGTGTGCGTTATTCGATTGAAAATCCAGAAGCCTATATTGACAGTAATGTATCTGGATTTCTTAATATTTTAGAATGTTGTCGACATCATAAAGTGCCTCGCTTAGTGTATGCGAGCAGCTCAAGTGTGTATGGAAATAGTGAGGCGGTTCCTTTTGAAGAAACTGCTGTGGTAGATCAGCCAATTAGTTTGTATGCGGCCACCAAAAAATCCAATGAGTTGATGGCACATACCTACAGCCATCTTTACAACATTGAAACGATTGGATTGCGATTTTTCACAGTCTATGGTCCTTGGGGACGTCCAGATATGGCCTTGTTCCTGTTCACAGAAGCCATTTTAAATAACCAACCGATTAAGGTTTTTAATGAGGGTAACCTCTCTCGAGATTTCACATACATCGATGATATTATTGAAGGGGTTGAAAATACACTTTTAAAGAGCTTTAAAGAAAAGGAGTTATACAAATTATATAATATTGGTAACAGTCAGCCCGTGCAGCTTTTAGATTTTATTGAAGCGATTGAAAAAAGCACAGGCAAAACAACGGAACGTATAATGATGCCAATGCAAGCGGGGGATGTAAATCAGACCTGGGCAAATGTAGAGCATCTAAAAACCGACTATGACTACCAACCTTCCACACCCTTAGAAACTGGCGTAGAAGCTTTCGTTGAGTGGTATAAGACTTATTATAATAAATGA
- a CDS encoding nucleotide sugar dehydrogenase has protein sequence MSISTICCIGAGYVGGPTMSVIAQKNPSIKVIVVDMNQARIDAWNSEDLDKLPIFEPGLDAVVAEARGRNLFFSTDVEGAIHEADMIFISVNTPTKTYGAGKGMAADLQYVELCARQIAKIATSDKIVVEKSTLPVKTAEAIKDILENTGTGVNFEILSNPEFLAEGTAVQDLEAPDRVLIGGDQTESGLKAIEALVNIYATWVPKNQIITTNLWSSELSKLTANAFLAQRVSSINALTELCESTGANIDDVAKAIGTDSRIGPKFLKASVGFGGSCFQKDILNLVYICKSLGLDEAANYWEQVIIMNNHQRSRFAQQIVTSLYGTVAGKKIGFLGWAFKKDTNDTRESAAIYIADKLIEEQAHIQVYDPKVTAVQMHSDLNGLNSRTETENSQFLDIHNNPYTALEGAHALAVITEWDEFKTYDWQKIYDGMLKPAFIFDGRNILDQAALETIGFTYKAIGR, from the coding sequence ATGAGTATAAGTACAATTTGTTGTATTGGAGCAGGCTATGTAGGTGGGCCAACAATGTCGGTCATTGCCCAAAAAAATCCTTCTATAAAAGTGATTGTAGTGGATATGAATCAAGCGCGTATTGATGCTTGGAATTCAGAAGATTTAGACAAACTTCCTATTTTTGAACCTGGACTAGACGCCGTAGTTGCAGAAGCGCGTGGTCGAAATTTGTTTTTCTCGACAGATGTTGAAGGGGCGATTCACGAAGCAGATATGATTTTTATATCGGTCAATACCCCCACAAAAACTTATGGTGCAGGAAAAGGTATGGCAGCAGATTTACAATATGTAGAGCTCTGTGCGCGTCAAATCGCTAAAATAGCAACCTCTGATAAAATTGTTGTTGAAAAATCGACCTTACCTGTAAAAACAGCCGAGGCGATTAAAGACATCTTAGAAAATACAGGAACGGGGGTTAATTTTGAAATACTCTCCAACCCAGAGTTTTTAGCGGAAGGCACCGCAGTTCAAGATTTGGAAGCACCGGACCGTGTTTTGATCGGAGGCGACCAAACGGAAAGTGGACTCAAAGCCATTGAGGCCTTGGTAAATATTTATGCGACTTGGGTTCCAAAAAATCAAATTATCACTACAAATCTATGGTCCTCAGAGTTGTCAAAATTGACGGCAAATGCATTTTTAGCACAGCGTGTCTCTTCTATTAATGCTTTGACGGAACTTTGTGAATCGACTGGCGCTAATATTGACGATGTTGCCAAAGCGATTGGAACGGATTCACGGATCGGTCCGAAATTCTTAAAAGCTTCTGTAGGATTTGGAGGCTCTTGTTTTCAAAAAGACATTTTAAATTTAGTATATATATGTAAATCCTTAGGGTTGGACGAAGCTGCTAATTATTGGGAGCAAGTCATCATCATGAACAACCATCAACGCAGTCGGTTTGCACAGCAAATAGTCACCTCTTTATACGGGACTGTTGCAGGGAAAAAAATCGGGTTTTTAGGATGGGCTTTTAAGAAAGACACCAATGATACCAGAGAATCTGCAGCGATTTATATTGCCGATAAGCTGATTGAAGAGCAAGCACACATACAAGTCTATGACCCGAAAGTAACTGCAGTTCAAATGCATTCTGATTTGAATGGATTAAACAGCAGAACAGAAACAGAAAACAGTCAGTTTTTAGATATTCATAACAATCCATATACAGCCTTAGAAGGTGCGCATGCACTGGCGGTGATTACAGAATGGGATGAATTTAAAACCTATGATTGGCAAAAAATTTACGATGGTATGCTCAAACCAGCTTTTATTTTTGATGGTCGTAATATTTTAGACCAAGCAGCGCTTGAAACAATTGGATTCACTTACAAAGCAATTGGAAGATAA
- a CDS encoding SDR family oxidoreductase — protein sequence MMFKNLKNKTVLVTGGAGFIGSNLCEALLKLDVKVRCLDNLATGFMHNIQPFLNHKNFQFIEADIRNLEACQKACHQVDCVLHQAALGSVPRSIKDPITTNAVNVDGFLNMLIASRDQQVKRFVYAASSSTYGDSIKLPKKEDEIGAPLSPYAITKYVNELYATIFKSSFNLDTIGLRYFNVFGRKQDPNGAYAAVIPKFVIQLMNHEAPVINGDGSNSRDFTYIDNVIRMNLLALTTKTESALNQIYNTAVGDRTTLVQLVHSLKKYLSKFDPAIANVKEIHGPNRLGDIPHSQASIDKAVKLLNYKPTHNFESGLKNAVEWYWEQFKS from the coding sequence ATGATGTTTAAAAATTTAAAAAATAAAACGGTTTTAGTCACTGGCGGCGCTGGGTTTATAGGATCAAACTTATGTGAAGCCTTATTGAAACTCGATGTAAAAGTTCGCTGTTTGGATAATTTAGCGACGGGTTTTATGCACAATATCCAACCCTTTTTAAACCACAAGAACTTTCAGTTTATAGAAGCAGATATTAGAAATTTAGAAGCCTGTCAAAAAGCCTGTCATCAAGTTGATTGTGTGCTCCATCAAGCAGCGTTGGGTTCTGTGCCACGTTCCATCAAAGATCCAATAACAACGAATGCCGTCAATGTTGATGGATTCCTAAATATGCTCATCGCCTCCAGAGATCAACAAGTGAAACGTTTTGTATATGCCGCTAGTAGTTCTACTTATGGGGATTCTATCAAACTTCCCAAAAAAGAAGATGAAATCGGCGCACCCTTATCGCCCTATGCCATTACGAAGTATGTCAACGAATTATATGCAACCATCTTTAAAAGTAGTTTTAATTTAGACACTATCGGATTGCGGTATTTTAATGTTTTTGGAAGAAAACAAGATCCAAATGGAGCCTATGCGGCGGTCATTCCAAAATTTGTTATTCAATTGATGAATCACGAAGCACCTGTCATCAATGGAGATGGTTCAAATTCTCGGGATTTTACTTATATTGACAACGTTATAAGAATGAATCTTTTAGCGTTAACAACCAAAACAGAGTCGGCATTAAATCAAATATACAACACTGCTGTGGGCGATCGGACGACTTTAGTCCAACTTGTGCATAGTTTAAAAAAATATTTATCTAAATTTGACCCAGCGATTGCAAACGTTAAAGAGATTCATGGTCCAAACCGGTTAGGAGACATTCCTCACTCTCAGGCCTCCATTGACAAAGCAGTCAAATTATTAAATTACAAACCAACCCATAACTTCGAAAGCGGACTTAAAAACGCTGTAGAATGGTATTGGGAACAGTTTAAAAGTTAA
- a CDS encoding nucleotide sugar dehydrogenase: MNSPKKIAVIGLGYVGLPLAIEFAKKYPTVGFDITMRRIKELKNAIDTTLEVDAEVLSSVLVPNLMALQKRSFGFLPSLDRMDISDANVYIITVPTPTDKNNRPVLTPLLKASETVGNVLKKGDIVIYESTVYPGVTEDECVPVLEKTSGLKFNSDFFVGYSPERINPGDKKRTVTKILKVTSGSTPESAIVIDELYQSIITAGTHMAPCIKVAEAAKVIENAQRDINIAFVNELAKIFNLLDIDTEAVLKAAGTKWNFLPFKPGLVGGHCIGVDPYYLAQKAQEVGYHPEIILAGRRLNDSMGEHVATQILKLLVKKDIKIKGSKVLILGITFKENCPDVRNTKVVDVISHLHNYGMNVTIYDPWATPSEVQEVYQLDSTQQIPKEPFDAIVLAVSHKEFIQLDLKPLLKKKSVVYDVKGVLGHKADAKL, encoded by the coding sequence ATGAATTCCCCTAAAAAAATAGCAGTCATTGGACTGGGCTATGTCGGCCTCCCACTTGCTATCGAATTTGCTAAAAAGTATCCAACCGTTGGTTTTGATATTACCATGAGGCGCATCAAAGAATTAAAAAACGCGATTGATACTACTTTAGAGGTTGATGCTGAGGTATTGTCTTCGGTTTTAGTGCCAAATTTAATGGCTTTGCAAAAGCGTTCATTTGGGTTTTTACCCTCTTTGGATCGCATGGATATTTCGGATGCGAATGTTTATATTATTACAGTTCCAACGCCAACCGACAAAAATAACCGCCCCGTTTTAACGCCTTTACTAAAGGCATCTGAAACAGTGGGTAATGTGCTTAAAAAAGGCGATATAGTGATTTATGAAAGCACCGTCTATCCGGGTGTTACTGAAGATGAATGTGTACCTGTCTTAGAAAAAACAAGTGGTTTGAAATTTAATTCAGACTTTTTTGTAGGCTATTCCCCAGAACGAATCAACCCTGGGGATAAAAAGAGAACTGTTACCAAAATTTTAAAAGTAACTTCAGGTTCAACGCCAGAATCTGCAATAGTGATTGATGAGTTATACCAATCAATTATAACCGCAGGAACGCACATGGCACCCTGTATAAAAGTAGCCGAAGCGGCCAAAGTGATTGAAAACGCACAGCGTGATATCAACATCGCATTTGTTAATGAACTGGCAAAAATATTCAACCTTTTAGATATTGATACCGAGGCAGTTCTAAAAGCAGCTGGTACCAAATGGAATTTTTTGCCTTTCAAACCCGGTTTGGTTGGCGGGCATTGTATTGGCGTTGACCCGTATTATTTAGCGCAAAAAGCACAGGAAGTCGGGTACCATCCCGAAATTATTTTGGCAGGCCGTCGCTTAAACGACTCTATGGGCGAACATGTTGCCACACAGATTTTAAAATTATTAGTAAAAAAAGACATTAAAATTAAAGGATCAAAAGTGCTTATTTTAGGGATTACGTTCAAAGAAAATTGTCCTGATGTCAGAAATACAAAAGTGGTGGATGTGATTTCTCATCTCCATAATTATGGAATGAATGTCACCATTTACGATCCTTGGGCGACTCCATCAGAAGTTCAAGAGGTTTATCAACTTGACTCAACTCAACAAATACCTAAAGAACCGTTTGATGCCATTGTACTTGCGGTATCTCATAAAGAATTTATTCAATTGGATCTGAAACCTTTACTGAAAAAGAAATCAGTGGTGTATGACGTAAAAGGAGTATTAGGGCATAAAGCAGACGCAAAATTATAA
- a CDS encoding UpxY family transcription antiterminator: MLENKNNWFVLVTKPRNEKKVESRLNEIGIEAYCPVRTELRQWSDRKKKIKTPLLPSMLLVKISNNLRDIVFDIPHVRRYLFWKGQPAIVREDEVAVLRKVADQEFSSVTLQKFAPGTKIDLKPFGISESTGTVKYTSGNQCCVVIDSLGYMLKFQLS, from the coding sequence ATGCTCGAAAATAAAAACAATTGGTTCGTTTTGGTGACAAAGCCAAGAAACGAAAAAAAAGTAGAATCCAGATTAAATGAGATCGGAATTGAAGCATACTGCCCTGTACGGACAGAGTTGCGTCAGTGGAGTGACCGTAAAAAGAAAATTAAAACCCCTCTTTTGCCATCCATGTTGCTTGTTAAAATTTCTAATAATTTAAGAGATATTGTGTTTGACATCCCTCACGTCCGACGGTATTTGTTCTGGAAAGGACAACCCGCAATAGTGAGAGAAGATGAAGTAGCCGTTTTGCGAAAAGTAGCCGATCAAGAATTTTCATCCGTCACGCTTCAAAAATTTGCCCCAGGCACTAAAATAGATTTAAAACCCTTTGGTATTTCGGAATCTACAGGGACTGTAAAGTACACTTCAGGGAACCAATGCTGTGTGGTTATAGACTCATTAGGCTATATGCTTAAATTCCAATTATCATAA
- a CDS encoding nucleotidyltransferase family protein: protein MKKSKASIANILSFEPNESELRTQLGHKNMDWEWFVKASSQLGVMTTAYCRLEQKGLLDLVSEDLNAYLSGITKINRNRNQTLLNQVKELSALFNAHGINHVFTKGCALLASGYFKDFGERLIGDIDLLVEPTNLYKAEQLLLNLEYVSAKPTLFGKHKRHRHLPRLVHPDMLGAVEIHSKLLRKNIPKVLNSEEILNDRIIINQIYVPNADANLDILILNDMVNDFGYLLKSTNFKSCYDSLVLEQQINPSKDNHTTSKYHRVFYTLRDSYFEPLAEGSKNINSSVVKNFYKHLNKNGIVRRIYTGLVKVNIGLITCLEGVKLFVKNKRFRADVWNHKSEVIKLFRGEK from the coding sequence ATGAAAAAATCCAAAGCGAGTATCGCGAACATCCTAAGTTTTGAGCCGAATGAATCTGAGTTAAGAACGCAGTTAGGTCACAAAAACATGGATTGGGAGTGGTTTGTAAAAGCAAGTAGCCAACTGGGTGTGATGACAACTGCCTATTGTCGCTTGGAACAAAAAGGACTTCTTGATCTGGTCTCTGAAGATTTGAATGCTTATTTGAGTGGAATTACAAAAATAAATCGAAATAGAAATCAAACCTTACTCAATCAGGTCAAGGAACTGAGTGCGCTTTTTAATGCACATGGAATTAACCATGTGTTTACAAAAGGCTGTGCGCTATTGGCATCTGGATATTTTAAGGATTTTGGCGAACGCTTGATCGGAGATATTGATTTGTTGGTTGAGCCCACCAATCTATACAAAGCCGAACAATTGCTTTTAAACCTAGAATATGTTTCTGCGAAGCCGACTCTATTTGGAAAACACAAAAGACACAGACACCTCCCAAGACTGGTGCATCCTGATATGTTGGGAGCAGTAGAAATTCACTCTAAATTATTAAGAAAAAACATCCCAAAAGTCTTAAACTCAGAAGAAATTCTGAACGATAGAATTATCATCAACCAGATTTATGTTCCTAATGCTGATGCAAATTTAGACATCCTTATTTTAAACGATATGGTCAACGATTTTGGCTATTTGTTAAAATCAACAAATTTCAAATCTTGCTATGACAGTTTGGTTTTAGAGCAGCAAATAAACCCATCTAAAGACAATCACACGACTTCAAAATACCATCGTGTTTTTTATACTTTGAGAGATTCCTATTTTGAACCACTCGCAGAAGGTTCCAAAAACATAAATAGTTCTGTGGTTAAAAACTTTTATAAACACCTAAACAAAAACGGGATTGTACGACGGATTTATACAGGACTTGTGAAGGTCAATATTGGGCTCATCACCTGTCTAGAAGGTGTGAAGTTATTTGTGAAAAACAAACGTTTCAGAGCAGATGTTTGGAACCATAAATCCGAAGTCATCAAACTATTTAGGGGTGAAAAATAG